One segment of Chrysiogenia bacterium DNA contains the following:
- the groEL gene encoding chaperonin GroEL (60 kDa chaperone family; promotes refolding of misfolded polypeptides especially under stressful conditions; forms two stacked rings of heptamers to form a barrel-shaped 14mer; ends can be capped by GroES; misfolded proteins enter the barrel where they are refolded when GroES binds; many bacteria have multiple copies of the groEL gene which are active under different environmental conditions; the B.japonicum protein in this cluster is expressed constitutively; in Rhodobacter, Corynebacterium and Rhizobium this protein is essential for growth): protein IDPTKVVRSALQNAASVAGLLLTTEALIAEKPSKDGGGADMGGMGGMGGMGGMPGMM, encoded by the coding sequence GATCGACCCGACCAAGGTCGTGCGCAGCGCGCTGCAGAATGCCGCCAGCGTGGCGGGCCTGTTGCTTACCACCGAGGCGCTCATCGCCGAAAAGCCCAGCAAGGACGGCGGCGGCGCCGACATGGGCGGCATGGGTGGCATGGGCGGAATGGGCGGAATGCCGGGCATGATGTAA